CTCTTCGAGGTGTTCGCCGGGATGGGTCGCCCATTGCGGCGCCCAGTTTTCCTGCGTTGTCATCCCCTGGATCCCCGTCGTTCAGTTGCCGTGGTAGTCGACGATTTCGATGATCTCGACCGCCGTGACCTGACCGGTGTCGAGGCCGCCGTCGGGCAACCTCGGGACCGGGTCGTGATCGGGCAAGAACACGATACGCCAGTTGTCCTTGATCGTGACCGAGAGTTGGCCGTTCCGGTTATTGCCGAGTTGATGCCTGTGGTCGGGTGGCCCCGTCGGAACGTCCGAGAGGCAGGCCGCCAGCCTCAGGACGTCCAGCCGCCTCCGGATCGGTTTCGCCCTGTCGCCGTAGGCCTTCGCCATGGGCTTCGCGTCCGACAGGTCCTTCTCCAGGCGCCTAGACCGGAAGCGGATCTTCATCGCACCATTCCGTTACCCGCAAGGTAATACTCCGCGCCGCGTTACCCAAGAGGTAACACGGTCGCAGCCGCGGGACGAGTCCTTTCGCGGCGCCGGAGTGGTTACCCCCTCCGCCTCAACCGCGACGAACAGGACTGACCGATCCGGCCGCGACGGAGAACCGCGATGAGCAGCACCACCGACAAGATCAAGGGCTTGGCCAACGAGGCCGTCGGCAACGTGAAGCAGGGCATCGGCAACGCGACCGGCAACGACAAGCTGAAGGCAGAGGGCCACGCCCAGGAACTCAAGGGCGGTGCGCAGAAGGCGACCGGGGACGTCAAGGACGGCGCCAAGCACGTCGCCGACAAGGTCACCGGCAAGGCCTGAGCCGGGCGGCCCGGGGACGCGACCGTCCCCGGGCTTTCACTATAACGCACGGCAGCAATAGATTTACGCGGTGGCGCCATAGCGGGGCGTTCCCCCCGAGGCAGGAGAGCCGGCTTCAGGCCGGGTCGAGTTCGTGGACCAGCGTCGAGAGGTAGAGGGCGATCCGCCGGCTGCCGCCGGGTCGGGGGCCGCGACTGAGAAGCCCACGTCGAGGATTTCGTCGCCGTAGCGCCTCATCACCGACTCGGCCATGAGCGCGACCTCGCGCTCCGCGCTTGCCGATAGGACACGGCGTCCGTCGCGGGTGGCCAGCCGCACCTCGTAGCGCCGCGTGGACATCACCGGTTCGCACCCTCCCAAGAAGCCGCGCGGCAGCGCGCCTGACGATGCGGCCGAGCAACGAACGGCCTTCGAAAACGGATCCGATACTGCCGCAGGAGGTGCCCGAGACCGCCCTCGGCCGCAAGCGGGGCGGGAATCCCCGGTTCGTAAATTCGGGTTCATTCAGGAACGGGCGGGGTGCCCCGTTTGTCCCTGATTGAGCTCATCGCCCGAAGGCGTGCTGGGCCACCCTGTTCCAAAGGCTTTCGATGACCCGTCCGATCCACGCCCTTGCGGCCACGCTCCTGCTGGCCTCGACGGCGCTTTCCCCGGCCCTGGCCCGCGAGGCCGCCCCGGCCGCCACAATCCCCGCGACGGCGGCCGCCCCGTCAGCGACCCAAATCTTCGCTCGCATGCAGGTCGCGCAGGAGCCAACCGCCACGCCGCCCGCGGCTTCCCAGCCATCCGGCACGAAGACCGACGGCGCGCGCCAGTCCTCGCAGACCCAGGTGACGAGCCGTCAGCCCCTCGGGGCCTTCCCGACGAACGAGGTCAGCCGCCAGCCGGTGATCGACCTCGGCGCCGGCGAGGACGGCATGAAGAAGGACGTCGCAGCACTGCAGCAGACCCTGACCGAGTTGCAGCAACTCCAGTTGCAGACCAAGCAGGCCCACTGGAACGCGTCCGGTACGCTGTACTACCCCCTGCACCTGCTGCTGCAGGAGCACTACGAGGGGCTGTCGAAGTACGCCGACACCATCGCCGAGCGGCTGCTCGCCGTCGGCGTCTCGGCGGACGGGCGGGCGAACACCATCGTGAAGACCTCGGGCGTCCCGGAGATCCCCGGCGGATTCCTCGACGACGCTCAGATCCTCGTGTGGTTCACCAACGCCTACAAGCGCGTCGGCGAGGAGGTGCACGCGGCCATTAAGACGACCGAAGACGTCGACCCGACTACCTCGAACCTGCTGCAAGAGGTCGAGCACGGGATCGCCAAGTACCAGTGGCAGATGCGCGCCCAGCTCCAGCGGACGCACACCGACCCGAACACCGGCTGGGACCTCAACGACAACAAGCCGGTCGACCTGCAGGGCCAGCAGGCCCCGGCCCTGGCGCCCTCCAAGCCCTGACGAGATCCGACCCCGTGCTGCGAGGCGCGGGGTCTTCGCTTGACCTTGAAGCAGTTTATATCAATTCCAAACAAGCGATTGATCAGCGGGATCGGACAGCGACTCAGCCACCCCTCACGCCCGGCCAGCGGGCCATGCTTCTCCGGCTCGATAGGGAGGGGCTGCTCGTCTCGCCCAAGCCGTGGGAGATGCGCACCGTCCGGTCCCTGCGGGAGCGAGGACTGATCCGGCTGAGGCTGTCGAGCCGGGACTCCGAGGGGCTCTGGTTCATCAGCGCCAAAGGTAGGCGGGCCATCGCCCCGGCGGGTCCGGTCGTCGGCGACGGTCATCCCCCGGCGGCATCACCGACGTAGGCAGGACCTCGATCATGACGGCACCCCGAGAAACGATGCGCGCGACGGAGCGGTACGACGGCGGCACCATCGCGCTGCACTGGCTGACAGCCGTGCTCGTGCTCGGCCTGTGGCTGATCGGGACCTTCCTCGAAGACCTCATCCCCAAAGGGACCCTGCGCTCCGGCATCTGGTCGGCCCACTTCGACCTCGGCTTCGTCCTCACCGGCCTGGTCGTCGCCTTCCTCGTCTGGCGGCGGGCCGAAGGCCGCCACCTGCCGGTGGAGGATGCCGGTCCGCTTCACCGCCTCGCCAAGGCGACCCACGCCGCGCTCTACGTTCTGCTGTTGGTCATCGTAGGCCTCGGCATCGCCAACGCCTTCGTCCGCGGCGTCTCGCTCGGCCCGGTCAGCCTGCCGCAACTCGGAGACCCGGAGTGGCGGCGGTCGCTCACACACTGGCACGGGCTCGCCGCCAACATTCTGATGGCGTTGGCCCTGTTCCACGCGGTCGCCGCGCTCGTGCACCACTACCTCTGGCACGACGCCGTCTTGCGCCGCATGCTGCCCCGGAGAACTTGACGACCATGCGACCCGTCCACCGCGAGCGTCACCTCATCGACCGCGTCGGCTGGCTTCGCGCCGCCGTGCTCGGCGCCAACGACGGCCTCGTCTCCACGGCCAGCCTGATCGTCGGCGTGGCGGCCTCGGCCGCCCAGACCAGCGAGATCCTCGTCGCCGGCAGCGCCGGCCTCGTGGCGGGTGCCATGTCGATGGCGGCCGGCGAGTACGTCTCGGTGAGTTCCCAGGCGGACACCGAGCAGGCCGACCTCGCCCGCGAGCGCCAGGAACTCGCCGACGACCCTGCCTCCGAGCGGGAGGAACTGGCGCGGATCTACGTCGACCGCGGCCTCAACCATGCCCTCGCCCTGCAGGTCGCCGAGCAGCTGATGGCGAAGGACGCGCTCGGTGCGCACGCCCGGGACGAACTCGGCATGTCGGAGGTCACGACCGCGCGTCCGGTCCAGGCGGCGCTGACCTCGGCGGCGACCTTCTCGGCCGGCGCGGCGCTGCCCCTGGCGACGGCGGCGCTCTCGCCCGGCAATCTTGCGGTCTACACGGTGTCGGGGGCCTCGTTGGTGTTCCTGGCGGTGCTCGGAGCGCTCGGCGCCAAAGCGGGCGGCGCCCCCGTCGCCCGGGCCACGGCGCGGGTGACCTTCTGGGGCGTGCTGGCCATGGCCGTCACGGCGGGCATCGGTAGCCTGGTCGGCAAGGCCGTCTGATCACGGCTTCGGGTCGTGGCAGTGCATCTTCGGTGGGGCGGTCGCGCAATCGAGCGAACAGGTCTGCTCGGGCCGGCAGAACCACTGCAGGGCACCGGTCTTGAGGCAGGAGCCCGAGCAATGCCGGTGGGCCGCATCCGTCGGCTCCACGAAGGATGCCGACGCGTCCGGCGACGCGGCGGGTTGTTGGGCGAAAGCAGCGGAAAGTCCCGTCACCATAGCAAGCATGGCGAACGTCGTACGGATCATGATCATCCAATCCCAATGGTTTCGTCGCGGTGAATACTTTTCGGCCAGCCGAGATTGAGGGAGCACGCGG
The sequence above is drawn from the Methylobacterium mesophilicum SR1.6/6 genome and encodes:
- a CDS encoding cytochrome b, encoding MTAPRETMRATERYDGGTIALHWLTAVLVLGLWLIGTFLEDLIPKGTLRSGIWSAHFDLGFVLTGLVVAFLVWRRAEGRHLPVEDAGPLHRLAKATHAALYVLLLVIVGLGIANAFVRGVSLGPVSLPQLGDPEWRRSLTHWHGLAANILMALALFHAVAALVHHYLWHDAVLRRMLPRRT
- a CDS encoding Dps family protein, with translation MTRPIHALAATLLLASTALSPALAREAAPAATIPATAAAPSATQIFARMQVAQEPTATPPAASQPSGTKTDGARQSSQTQVTSRQPLGAFPTNEVSRQPVIDLGAGEDGMKKDVAALQQTLTELQQLQLQTKQAHWNASGTLYYPLHLLLQEHYEGLSKYADTIAERLLAVGVSADGRANTIVKTSGVPEIPGGFLDDAQILVWFTNAYKRVGEEVHAAIKTTEDVDPTTSNLLQEVEHGIAKYQWQMRAQLQRTHTDPNTGWDLNDNKPVDLQGQQAPALAPSKP
- a CDS encoding VIT1/CCC1 transporter family protein; translation: MRPVHRERHLIDRVGWLRAAVLGANDGLVSTASLIVGVAASAAQTSEILVAGSAGLVAGAMSMAAGEYVSVSSQADTEQADLARERQELADDPASEREELARIYVDRGLNHALALQVAEQLMAKDALGAHARDELGMSEVTTARPVQAALTSAATFSAGAALPLATAALSPGNLAVYTVSGASLVFLAVLGALGAKAGGAPVARATARVTFWGVLAMAVTAGIGSLVGKAV
- a CDS encoding type II toxin-antitoxin system RelE/ParE family toxin, with the translated sequence MAKAYGDRAKPIRRRLDVLRLAACLSDVPTGPPDHRHQLGNNRNGQLSVTIKDNWRIVFLPDHDPVPRLPDGGLDTGQVTAVEIIEIVDYHGN
- a CDS encoding CsbD family protein, which produces MSSTTDKIKGLANEAVGNVKQGIGNATGNDKLKAEGHAQELKGGAQKATGDVKDGAKHVADKVTGKA